A single window of Cryptococcus neoformans var. neoformans JEC21 chromosome 3 sequence DNA harbors:
- a CDS encoding expressed protein, with protein sequence MSFSPPQESPNLPSLAAALADTSGAAQGIQIAPELIGDGGAPPDLPRREELQGQQPSDGVSQAFGSYQNSSTRDDGYRGWSNGPNPPPRAQNPWEEGYRDHSSHPDPTINQQYSYSEQAGPSISTENIEEPQKPPRKRARQSKPRGHEKNGVNSDGLPEEGILDFAHPSGDFKLGPVFVHPPKGVAQACVRCHKIKRKCDNARPRCAGCSRADVACVFELNPATASYVSSLKSDNVTLSAQMVSAAERISQLEAVLVNTGQEIPPPPQTLKNIDFTAIAGDKFSAKDDDVSTEDAIKRLAESALTTSLHKRRRMSW encoded by the exons ATGTCTTTCTCGCCCCCACAAGAATCCCCGaatcttccctcccttGCAGCAGCTTTAGCCGACACTAGCGGAGCTGCCCAGGGCATCCAAATTGCCCCAGAACTCATTGGTGACGGTGGTGCACCTCCTGACCTTCCTCGGCGCGAAGAGCTTCAAGGTCAACAACCATCTGATGGTGTTTCACAGGCATTCGGATCATACCAAAATTCATCCACAAGAGACGATGGATATCGCGGATGGTCAAATGGACCTAATCCTCCTCCAAGGGCGCAGAATccatgggaagaaggataccGCGATCATTCCTCCCATCCCGATCCTACAATCAATCAGCAATACTCCTATTCTGAGCAGGCTGGaccatccatctccacgGAAAATATTGAAGAACCTCAGAAACCTCCGCGCAAACGCGCAAGGCAGTCCAAGCCTCGCGGGCACGAAAAAAATGGTGTCAACAGCGATGGTTTGCCGGAGGAGGGCATACTTGATTTTGCTCATCCATCAGGGGACTTCAAACTTGGTCCAGTATTCGTACATCCGCCTAAAGGAGTTGCTCAAGCGTGTGTTCGATGCCACAAAATCAAGAGAAAGTGTGACAATGCGCGACCAAGGTGTGCAGGATGCAGCAGGGCCGATGTAGCGTGCGTTTTTGAGCTGAACCCCGCCACCGCTAG CTATGTCTCGAGCTTGAAGTCAGACAATGTCACTTTATCTGCTCAGATGGTCTCCGCCGCTGAACGTATCTCTCAACTTGAAGCTGTACTGGTCAACACTGGCCAGGAGatccctccacctccacaGACTCTCAAGAACATAGATTTTACCGCCATTGCCGGGGACAAGTTCTCTgcgaaggatgatgacgtaTCGACTGAGGATGCAATCAAGAGACTAGCGGAGAGTGCTTTGACCACAAGCCTCCATAAGAGAAGACGGATGTCGTGGTAA
- a CDS encoding mitochondrial intermediate peptidase, mitochondrial precursor, putative, translated as MCELVRNVHPDPRWVAAAEKTYETLCSFMNQLNTSTGLYDALVATVSHTFPGNPLSPAELRVAQTFLSDFERSGIQLPPGVRAKFVRHSDNILSLGRTFLSFAAAGPSADTPIEIPEPEVLLAGLSSKFVASLPRKKRKGPALLAPGSWEAQMIGRYADNEEARRLVYIGSMREDKDRVYVLETMLKERAELAHVLGKETWADVALSDKMAKTPQNVLQFLTSLATHHRPSAAADVAALQRLKALSTVSRTSSQLPTVHAWDRDHYAEQYAASLLPNGSLPSITPYFSVGTAMSGLSHMLSRLYGISFKPVSVAHGEVWHPSVRRLDVMDEHGKRIGVIYCDLFSRPGKPSAGAAHYTVRCSRRVDDDPSEGDGLPPGWDQHLGKGMEVQGEALHGKEGKYQLPIVVLTTDFGTVEESGPALLGWNDLETLFHEMGHAIHSMIGQTEFHNVSGTRCATDFVELPSILMEHFISSPAVLSTFATHYTTNEPLPIPLIQAHLQLDQSLKALETHSQILMALLDQKYHSIKHGEQLDSTRVWNELQSQVGVIPPVRGTAWQTQFGHLYGYGATYYSYLFDRAIAGKIWSSLFARGRTGPAAANHDPAAAEDILSREGGEAFKEKVLKWGGGRDPWEMVGDVIGGAEGEQVAKGDEKAMELVGRWMIK; from the exons ATGTGCGAGCTCGTGCGCAACGTCCATCCGGACCCCCGCTGGGTCGCGGCCGCCGAGAAGACGTACGAGACGCTGTGCAGCTTCATGAACCAGCTCAATACCAGCACGGGCCTCTATGAC GCACTCGTCGCAACCGTCTCCCACACGTTCCCCGGCAACCCCCTCTCGCCGGCCGAGCTCAGAGTCGCCCAGACCTTTCTCTCAGACTTTGAGCGCTCGGGCATACAGCTGCCCCCCGGCGTCCGTGCCAAATTCGTCCGCCACTCGGAcaacatcctctccctcggCCGTACCTTTCTGTCCTTTGCCGCCGCTGGGCCCTCGGCGGACACGCCCATCGAAATACCAGAGCCAGAAGTGCTGCTCGCCGGGCTCAGCTCGAAATTCGTGGCGTCCTTGCCGCGGAAAAAGCGCAAGGGTCCCGCACTCCTTGCGCCTGGCTCCTGGGAAGCGCAGATGATCGGGAGATATGCAGACAATGAGGAGGCTCGGCGCCTGGTGTATATCGGCTCCATGCGAGAAGACAAGGACAGGGTCTACGTGCTCGAGACAATGCTGAAAGAACGGGCAGAGCTCGCTCACGTGCTTGGAAAGGAAACATGGGCCGATGTCGCCCTGTCCGACAAGATGGCCAAGACACCCCAAAACGTTTTACAGTTCCTCACGTCGCTGGCGACACACCACCGTCCATCGGCAGCCGCAGACGTTGCCGCCCTCCAACGCCTCAAGGCCCTTTCCACAGTCTCCCGCACCTCCTCTCAATTGCCCACCGTGCACGCTTGGGATAGAGATCATTATGCAGAGCAATATGCTGCATCGTTATTACCCAACGGATCCCTACCGTCCATCACACCCTACTTCTCCGTGGGCACAGCCATGTCTGGCCTTTCACACATGCTCTCCCGCCTCTATGGTATCTCCTTCAAGCCCGTGTCTGTCGCACATGGCGAAGTCTGGCACCCCTCGGTCAGGCGGTTGGACGTGATGGACGAACACGGCAAAAGAATAGGAGTGATCTACTGCGATTTGTTTTCACGACCCGGTAAGCCATCAGCCGGCGCAGCACACTATACCGTCCGCTGCTCGAGAAGGGTGGACGATGATCCTTCCGAAGGCGATGGCCTGCCTCCCGGATGGGATCAACATCTCGGTAAAGGAATGGAAGTGCAAGGTGAAGCGTTGCATGGAAAAGAGGGCAAATACCAACTTCCCATCGTTGTGCTGACTACAGACTTTGGAACGGTTGAAGAAAGCGGCCCGGCATTGCTTGGGTGGAATGATCTCGAGACTCTGTTCCACGAGATGGGGCATGCTATCCACT CAATGATTGGCCAAACAGAGTTTCACAACGTGTCCGGTACTCGGTGCGCCACCGACTTTGTCGAgctcccttccatcctcatgGAGCACTTTATCTCTTCCCCAGCTGTCCTCAGCACATTCGCCACCCACTATACCACCAACGAACCTTTACCGATCCCCCTCATCCAAGCGCATCTGCAACTCGACCAGTCCCTCAAAGCCCTCGAAACACATTCCCAAATCCTGATGGCACTGCTTGACCAAAAGTACCACTCGATCAAGCATGGCGAACAACTCGACTCTACCCGAGTCTGGAACGAGCTGCAAAGCCAAGTGGGGGTGATCCCACCCGTGCGAGGGACGGCGTGGCAAACGCAGTTCGGACACTTGTACGGCTACGGCGCGACGTATTATTCCTATCTGTTTGATCGCGCAATCGCGGGCAAGATCTGGTCATCACTGTTTGCGCGGGGGCGTACCGGGCCCGCCGCCGCTAATCATGAtccggcggcggcggaagACATACTCTCCAGGGAAGGAGGTGAAGCGTTCAAAGAAAAAGTCTTGAAATGGGGCGGTGGGAGAGATCCTTGGGAGATGGTCGGAGACGTGATTGGAGGTGCAGAGGGCGAGCAAGTAGCCAAGGGAGATGAAAAGGCCATGGAACTGGTCGGTAGATGGATGATCAAGTAG